From Glycine soja cultivar W05 chromosome 4, ASM419377v2, whole genome shotgun sequence, the proteins below share one genomic window:
- the LOC114409348 gene encoding high mobility group B protein 10-like isoform X1 has product MNVTNKPNPDGSTNGFQSQLQVQQQNGWEQGSSRLRPTKPYPAPTARYQDIVRDANLFWGTLQAFHKILGTKYKVATVGGTSLDLHRLFVEVTSRGGIEKVIVDRKWKEVILTFNFKDTITSASFVVRKSYLSMLYHYEQVYYFGRQGIPPPTPDLMIRGQSGQPYSSTTIPEVAAVNDSPVQSTPVQAHDDMVSGTIDAKFDGGYVVTVILGSEQLKGVLFHVPDNVSQSSHAEGTSSSQNLGDGTSNSQSRKRAKYAPRDPFRPKSNRSGYNFFFAENYARLKPSYHGQERAISKRIGFLWNNLSEAERQVYQEKGMRDKERYRTELMEYKSNNSTPNAQ; this is encoded by the exons ATGAATGTGACAAATAAGCCAAACCCAGATGGTTCCACCAATGGGTTTCAGTCTCAGCTTCAAGTTCAACAACAAAATGGGTGGGAGCAGGGATCATCTAGACTCAGACCCACTAAACCTTACCCTGCACCAACGGCTCGGTACCAGGACATTGTTCGTGATGCAAACCTCTTCTGGGGAACGCTTCAAGCTTTTCACAAAATACTTGGCACCAAATACAA GGTTGCTACTGTGGGAGGAACGTCACTTGATCTACATCGCCTTTTTGTCGAAGTTACATCTCGTGGTGGGATTGAAAAG GTGATTGTTGATCGTAAGTGGAAGGAAGTGATTCTGACCTTCAATTTCAAAGATACCATAACGAGTGCATCATTTGTGGTGCGCAAATCCTATCTATCGATGCTTTATCACTATGAGCAAGTGTATTATTTTGGGAGGCAAGGCATTCCTCCCCCAACACCTG ATCTTATGATTAGAGGCCAATCAGGCCAACCCTATAGCTCGACAACCATTCCAGAAGTTGCTGCTGTGAATGATTCACCTGTTCAGA GTACTCCAGTACAGGCACATGATGATATGGTTTCTGGAACAATTGATGCGAAATTTGATGGTGGATATGTAGTTACAGTGATTCTAGGTTCTGAGCAGCTGAAAGGTGTCCTGTTTCATGTTCCTGATAATGTGTCCCAGAGTTCTCATGCCGAAGGCACATCTAGTTCACAGAATCTTGGTGATGGCACATCTAATTCACAGAGTCGAAAGAGAGCAAAATATGCTCCACGTGATCCATTTCGGCCAAAGTCGAACAGGAGCGGTTACAACTTTTTCTTTGCTGAGAATTATGCCAGGCTGAAGCCCTCATATCATGGGCAGGAGAGAGCAATTAGTAAGAGGATTGGGTTTCTATGGAACAATCTGTCAGAAGCTGAAAGACAG GTTTATCAAGAGAAAGGGATGAGAGATAAGGAAAGATACAGGACTGAACTGATGGAGTACAAATCCAATAATTCAACTCCAAATGCTCAATAG
- the LOC114409348 gene encoding high mobility group B protein 10-like isoform X2, translated as MNVTNKPNPDGSTNGFQSQLQVQQQNGWEQGSSRLRPTKPYPAPTARYQDIVRDANLFWGTLQAFHKILGTKYKVATVGGTSLDLHRLFVEVTSRGGIEKVIVDRKWKEVILTFNFKDTITSASFVVRKSYLSMLYHYEQVYYFGRQGIPPPTPGTPVQAHDDMVSGTIDAKFDGGYVVTVILGSEQLKGVLFHVPDNVSQSSHAEGTSSSQNLGDGTSNSQSRKRAKYAPRDPFRPKSNRSGYNFFFAENYARLKPSYHGQERAISKRIGFLWNNLSEAERQVYQEKGMRDKERYRTELMEYKSNNSTPNAQ; from the exons ATGAATGTGACAAATAAGCCAAACCCAGATGGTTCCACCAATGGGTTTCAGTCTCAGCTTCAAGTTCAACAACAAAATGGGTGGGAGCAGGGATCATCTAGACTCAGACCCACTAAACCTTACCCTGCACCAACGGCTCGGTACCAGGACATTGTTCGTGATGCAAACCTCTTCTGGGGAACGCTTCAAGCTTTTCACAAAATACTTGGCACCAAATACAA GGTTGCTACTGTGGGAGGAACGTCACTTGATCTACATCGCCTTTTTGTCGAAGTTACATCTCGTGGTGGGATTGAAAAG GTGATTGTTGATCGTAAGTGGAAGGAAGTGATTCTGACCTTCAATTTCAAAGATACCATAACGAGTGCATCATTTGTGGTGCGCAAATCCTATCTATCGATGCTTTATCACTATGAGCAAGTGTATTATTTTGGGAGGCAAGGCATTCCTCCCCCAACACCTG GTACTCCAGTACAGGCACATGATGATATGGTTTCTGGAACAATTGATGCGAAATTTGATGGTGGATATGTAGTTACAGTGATTCTAGGTTCTGAGCAGCTGAAAGGTGTCCTGTTTCATGTTCCTGATAATGTGTCCCAGAGTTCTCATGCCGAAGGCACATCTAGTTCACAGAATCTTGGTGATGGCACATCTAATTCACAGAGTCGAAAGAGAGCAAAATATGCTCCACGTGATCCATTTCGGCCAAAGTCGAACAGGAGCGGTTACAACTTTTTCTTTGCTGAGAATTATGCCAGGCTGAAGCCCTCATATCATGGGCAGGAGAGAGCAATTAGTAAGAGGATTGGGTTTCTATGGAACAATCTGTCAGAAGCTGAAAGACAG GTTTATCAAGAGAAAGGGATGAGAGATAAGGAAAGATACAGGACTGAACTGATGGAGTACAAATCCAATAATTCAACTCCAAATGCTCAATAG